One window from the genome of Carnobacteriaceae bacterium zg-84 encodes:
- a CDS encoding BglG family transcription antiterminator, translating into MLLNELIKKIPIFSKYHAHKIEEFEKILNTNRRGLLSDIEKMNSFFQEYSMPTILIENDRIYVPSITETDIFSKIKHRIYDYAGQTERLYLMILYIVTNKQFVSNYHLQSLLQMSKNSILLDLKKLKEKISIFDVTVHYTRSKGYHFKGSALSIRQMIEYAIDHLLLFDTGKWLIQYIALENDLNLKIDDITALFIETARECHCYFIAEKSKEVCYLISILNEIALEECVVFTDINEKNLSYTPAYIITEKLVEKYPNIEREKLFIFSRILGCLQGEKEDFSNREVYDIMNKIIDLVKANTAVQFEDSLLFRKNLYHHLVPSYYRLLFGIHLINPLKEQIMKEYHALFYLIKKSLAPLSDVVQKPISDDEVAYFTIHFGGYLKMIKTTTKKSLVALSVCPNGISSSLLLQSELKALMPDIFFKEVHQLDDIEHQSLDDYDMIFSTVFFESSKKVYVVQPLMNAIEKLLLKRMVYEDFQIHQEQYIDIKEIMKIISTYTTIHESVSLEDALMHYFVGNQQASINTEGLALTTLLDKKLVQQVESVSDWKEAIHIASKPLLEHGYIQSAYIDDMIASIQTLGPYIVLAPKVAVPHAKPDNVYKLGISLLQLKEAVDFNLSEENDEDKKVHLIFVLAAVDSILHLKALQQLASILDDENAIELMIQAKTVDELMSIIEQTVQKGEDEDD; encoded by the coding sequence ATGTTATTGAATGAGCTCATTAAAAAAATTCCAATTTTTTCTAAATATCATGCACACAAAATAGAGGAATTTGAAAAAATTTTAAATACGAATCGTCGAGGATTATTGTCAGATATTGAAAAAATGAATAGTTTTTTTCAAGAATACAGTATGCCAACTATTTTGATTGAAAACGATAGGATATATGTACCAAGTATTACAGAAACGGATATATTTTCTAAAATAAAACATCGTATTTATGACTATGCTGGACAAACAGAACGTTTGTATTTGATGATTTTATATATTGTGACAAATAAACAATTTGTGTCAAATTATCATTTACAAAGTTTATTGCAAATGAGTAAAAATTCTATTTTACTTGATTTAAAAAAATTAAAAGAAAAAATATCTATTTTTGATGTAACGGTGCATTATACAAGAAGTAAAGGATACCATTTTAAAGGAAGTGCATTATCCATTCGTCAAATGATTGAATATGCCATTGATCATTTATTATTGTTTGATACTGGAAAATGGTTAATTCAGTATATTGCACTTGAAAATGATTTGAATTTAAAAATAGATGATATAACGGCTTTATTTATTGAAACAGCAAGAGAATGTCATTGTTATTTTATTGCAGAGAAATCAAAAGAAGTCTGTTATTTGATTAGTATTTTAAATGAAATCGCTTTAGAAGAATGTGTTGTTTTTACAGATATAAATGAAAAAAATTTATCTTATACACCTGCTTACATCATTACTGAAAAATTAGTTGAAAAATATCCGAATATAGAAAGAGAAAAATTATTTATTTTTAGTCGTATATTAGGGTGCCTACAAGGAGAAAAAGAAGATTTTTCGAATCGTGAGGTCTACGATATTATGAATAAAATTATTGATTTAGTAAAAGCAAATACAGCAGTTCAATTTGAAGATTCATTATTATTCAGAAAAAATTTATATCATCATTTAGTACCGTCATATTATCGTCTATTATTTGGTATTCATTTAATCAATCCACTAAAGGAACAAATTATGAAAGAATATCATGCTTTATTTTATTTGATTAAAAAAAGTTTAGCTCCTTTAAGTGATGTTGTTCAAAAACCAATTAGTGATGATGAAGTTGCTTATTTTACTATACATTTTGGTGGATATTTAAAAATGATAAAGACAACAACGAAAAAATCTTTAGTTGCTTTATCCGTTTGTCCAAATGGTATTAGTTCTTCTTTATTGTTACAGTCAGAATTAAAAGCACTAATGCCAGATATTTTCTTTAAAGAAGTTCATCAATTAGATGATATAGAACATCAATCTCTCGATGATTACGATATGATTTTTTCAACAGTTTTTTTTGAATCTTCTAAGAAAGTTTATGTTGTACAGCCGTTAATGAATGCTATTGAAAAATTGTTATTAAAACGAATGGTATATGAAGATTTTCAAATTCATCAAGAACAATACATAGATATTAAAGAAATCATGAAAATTATTTCTACATATACAACCATTCATGAATCGGTTTCTTTAGAAGATGCATTGATGCATTATTTTGTGGGTAATCAACAAGCAAGTATCAATACGGAGGGATTAGCATTGACAACATTATTGGATAAAAAATTAGTCCAACAAGTAGAAAGTGTCAGTGATTGGAAAGAAGCAATTCATATTGCATCGAAACCTTTATTAGAGCATGGGTATATTCAATCAGCTTATATAGATGACATGATTGCATCTATTCAAACATTAGGACCATATATTGTTTTGGCACCAAAAGTTGCTGTACCTCATGCAAAACCTGACAATGTTTATAAATTAGGTATTAGTTTATTGCAGTTAAAAGAAGCAGTTGATTTTAATCTTTCAGAAGAAAATGATGAAGATAAAAAAGTGCATTTAATTTTTGTATTAGCAGCTGTGGATTCTATTTTACATTTAAAAGCATTACAACAATTAGCAAGTATTTTAGATGATGAAAATGCTATTGAGTTAATGATTCAAGCAAAAACAGTTGATGAACTGATGTCTATTATCGAGCAAACAGTACAAAAAGGAGAGGATGAAGATGATTAA